In one Epinephelus lanceolatus isolate andai-2023 chromosome 19, ASM4190304v1, whole genome shotgun sequence genomic region, the following are encoded:
- the LOC117269969 gene encoding rod cGMP-specific 3',5'-cyclic phosphodiesterase subunit beta yields the protein MAAQKDVEKFLQDNPAFAKQYFSKKMSPASISKVSGLSEKQIDFSQFQELSQVEESRIMYDLIKDMQENINVEKVVFKILKRITALIHADRCSLFMYRQRNGVGELATRLFNVSTDAELEDCVVPPDSEIVYPLDMGIVGHVALTKKTVNVKDVTENQYFSSFVDELTEYQTRNILATPILNGKDMVAVIMALNKTTGPHFTAEDEDLFLKYLKIATLNLKIYHLSYLHSCETRKGQLLLWSANKVFEELTDIERQFHKALYTVRAYLNCDRYSVGLLDMTKEKEFFDIWPVLMGEQAPYSGPVTPDGREIIFYKVIDYILHGKEDIKVIPTPPADHWALVSGLPTYVAESGFICNIMNAAADEMFQFQTEPLDSSGWTIKNVLSLPIVNKKEEIVGVATFYNRKDGKPFDDQDEQLMEALTQFLGWSVLNTDTYDKMNKLENRKDIAQDMVLYHVKCRDDEIQNILNTREVYGLEPRDCEEEDLLEILKPMLPPLIKKFEIYEFHFSDFNCTEMELVKCGIQMYYEVGVVRKFQIPQEVLVRFMYSVSKGYRRITYHNWRHGFNVGQTMFTLLTTGMLKRYYTDLEVMAMITAGFLHDIDHRGTNNLYQVKSGNPLAKLHGSSILERHHLEFGKFLLADESLNIYVNLNRRQVDHVIHLMDIAIIATDLALYFKKRTMFQKIVDLSHTYEDEKKWVDFMSLETTRKEIVMAMMMTACDLSAITKPWEVQSKVALSVAAEFWEQGDLERTVLEQQPIPMMDRNKAAELPKLQCGFIDFVCTFVYKEFSRFHPQITPMLDGILNNRKEWNAKKEEYEATLKALEEEKAAKEAATANKATTNNTGGGSGSKTCSVS from the exons aTGGCTGCGCAAAAGGATGTGGAAAAGTTCCTCCAGGACAACCCTGCATTTGCTAAACAGTACTTTTCCAAGAAGATGAGCCCTGCCTCCATATCAAAGGTGTCAGGACTCTCAGAGAAACAGATTGACTTCAGCCAGTTCCAGGAGCTCTCTCAG GTCGAAGAAAGCAGAATCATGTATGACCTAATCAAAGACATGCAGGAGAACATCAACGTGGAGAAGGTGGTGTTCAAGATTCTGAAGAGAATCACCGCGCTCATTCACGCAGACCGGTGCAGCTTGTTCATGTACCGGCAGCGGAACGGCGTCGGAGAGCTCGCCACAAGGCTCTTCAATGTCAGCACAGATGCAGAGCTGGAGGACTGTGTGGTGCCACCAGACTCTGAGATCGTCTATCCGCTGGACATGGGAATAGTCGGCCACGTGGCCCTGACCAAGAAGACTGTGAATGTGAAAGATGTCACAGAG aATCAGTACTTCAGCTCATTCGTCGACGAACTCACAGAGTACCAGACCCGAAACATTCTGGCTACGCCCATCCTCAACGGCAAAGACATGGTGGCTGTGATCATGGCTCTGAACAAGACCACAGGACCACATTTCActgctgaagatgaagat CTTTTTTTAAAGTATCTAAAGATTGCCACTTTGAACTTGAAGATCTACCACCTGAGTTACCTCCACAGCTGTGAGACGCGTAAAGGACAG ctgctgctgtggtcggCCAACAAGGTGTTTGAAGAGCTGACAGACATTGAGCGACAGTTTCACAAGGCCTTGTACACAGTCCGAGCCTACCTCAACTGTGACCGTTACTCTGTTGGTTTACTAGACATGACGAAGGAGAAG gagttctttGATATTTGGCCGGTGTTGATGGGAGAGCAGGCACCGTACTCTGGCCCCGTCACTCCTGATGGCAGG GAGATAATTTTCTACAAAGTGATTGATTATATTCTACATGGAAAAGAAGACATTAAAGTAATACC CACTCCGCCTGCAGATCACTGGGCCCTGGTTAGCGGCCTGCCTACTTATGTAGCCGAGAGCGGCTTT ATCTGTAACATTATGAATGCAGCTGCTGACGAGATGTTCCAGTTTCAG ACTGAGCCGCTCGACAGCAGTGGTTGGACCATAAAAAATGTTCTCTCGCTGCCAATCGTCAACAAAAAAGAAGAGATAGTGGGCGTGGCCACTTTTTACAACAGAAAGGATGGAAAGCCTTTTGATGATCAGGATGAGCAGCTCATGGAG GCTTTGACACAGTTCCTGGGCTGGTCCGTCTTGAACACGGACACTTACGACAAGATGAACAAGCTGGAGAACCGCAAAGACATCGCTCAAGACATGGTGCTCTACCATGTCAAATGTCGGGATGATGAGATTCAGAATATCCTG AACACCAGAGAAGTCTATGGCCTTGAACCAAGAGACTGTGAAGAGGAGGATCTCCTAGAAATCCTG AAACCAATGCTACCTCCACTTATTAAGAAGTTTGAGATCTACGAGTTCCACTTTTCGGATTTTAACTGCACAGAGATGGAGCTGGTGAAGTGCGGGATCCAGATGTACTATGAGGTTGGAGTGGTCAGGAAGTTCCAGATCCCTCAGGAG GTGCTGGTTCGGTTCATGTACTCAGTCAGTAAAGGCTACAGAAGGATCACATACCACAACTGGCGTCATGGCTTCAATGTGGGACAGACCATGTTCACACTCTTAACG ACGGGAATGCTGAAACGGTACTACACTGACTTGGAGGTTATGGCCATGATAACTGCAGGCTTCCTGCACGATATTGATCACAGAGGGACCAACAACTTGTACCAAGTCAA ATCTGGCAACCCTCTGGCAAAGCTGCATGGCTCATCCATCTTGGAACGACACCATCTAGAATTTGGAAAGTTCCTCTTGGCTGACGAG TCATTGAACATCTACGTAAACCTAAACAGACGACAGGTAGACCACGTGATTCATCTCATGGACATCGCCATTATTGCCACTGACCTGGCTCTTTATTTCAA GAAAAGAACCATGTTCCAGAAGATTGTGGACCTGTCACACACATATGAGGATGAAAAGAAGTGGGTTGATTTCATGTCCCTAGAAACAACCAGAAAAGAAATCGTCAT GGCTATGATGATGACCGCATGTGACTTGTCAGCCATCACAAAGCCTTGGGAGGTACAGAGCAAG GTTGCCTTGTCTGTAGCAGCAGAGTTCTGGGAGCAGGGTGACCTGGAGAGGACAGTACTGGAACAACAACCTATT CCCATGATGGACAGGAACAAGGCAGCAGAGCTTCCAAAGCTACAGTGTGGTTTCATTGACTTTGTCTGCACGTTTGTCTACAAG GAGTTTTCTCGCTTCCATCCACAAATCACGCCCATGCTGGACGGCATCCTGAATAACAGGAAGGAGTGGAATGCGAAAAAAGAGGAGTATGAGGCTACACTCAAAGccctggaggaggagaaggctgCTAAAGAAGCAGCCACAGCCAACAAAG CTACTACAAACAACACCGGTGGAGGCTCTGGCTCAAAGACCTGCTCAGTGAGCTAA
- the rbp4l gene encoding retinol binding protein 4, like, translating into MESSKLALFLVLLSCVEHCFSASCVVDSFTVKEDFDPKRYVGKWYALQKKDPEGLFLQDNISAEYTIDDDGSMTASSKGRVTLFGFWVVCADMAAQYSVPDPTTPGKMFMNYQGLASYLSSGGDNYWVIDTDYDNYAITYACRTLKEDGTCDDGYALVFSRNPRGLPPAIQRIVRQKQEDICMAGQFQPVLQSGAC; encoded by the exons ATGGAATCCTCAAAGCTGGCCCTGTTCCTGGTCCTTCTGTCCTGCGTAGAACACTGTTTCTCTGCCTCCTGTGTCGTTGACAGCTTCACAGTCAAAGAGGACTTTGACCCTAAAAGG TATGTAGGAAAATGGTACGCACTGCAGAAGAAAGATCCAGAGGGCCTGTTCCTGCAGGACAACATCTCAGCTGAGTACACCATTGACGACGACGGCTCCATGACTGCCTCCTCCAAGGGACGTGTTACTCTGTTTGG CTTCTGGGTTGTGTGTGCAGACATGGCTGCCCAGTACTCTGTCCCCGACCCTACCACCCCCGGCAAGATGTTCATGAACTACCAGGGACTGGCCAGCTACCTGTCCAGTGGAG GTGACAACTACTGGGTGATCGACACTGACTATGACAACTATGCCATCACCTACGCCTGCCGCACTCTGAAGGAAGATGGCACCTGCGACGATGGCTACGCCCTTGTGTTCTCCAGGAACCCCCGTGGCCTGCCACCTGCCATCCAGCGCATTGTCCGTCAGAAACAGGAGGACATCTGCATGGCTGGACAGTTTCAGCCCGTCCTGCAGTCTGGAGCCTgctaa